Within Paeniglutamicibacter psychrophenolicus, the genomic segment ACCCGCTGTTCGGCGAGACGGTGGTGTTCACCGGCAACCTGCGCATCTCCCGGCAAGTCGCCAAGGACCGCTCCGCCGAGCGCGGGGCCAACACCGCCAGCCGGGTGACGCGCGCGACCACGGTGCTGGTGGTCGGCGACGGCTTCGTGCCCGAGGACCTGTCCACCGGCCGGCTCACCGGCAAGGCCAAGCGGGTGCTGCGCCTGCAGGAGGCCGGGCAGCGCGTGGCGATACTTTCCGAGGGCGAGTTCCTGCAGCTGATCGACGGCTTCGACGCGGCCTGAGCAAGCCGGCACGGCGTCGCGCGCGTTCACGCGTGTGCCCCCGCCCGCGGGCCCGGCGGGCCACGGCCCCTAGCGACGTCCGCGCAACACGCGCAGCGCGCCGAAGCCCTCGCGGGCCAGTTGCCCCACGCTGGCCTCGGGTAGGTACGCCCGGGCCAGTGCCCCGGCGATCCGCGGCAAATCCGACTCGTCGCGGTACACCAGGTACATCGGCACGATGCGCGGGGAAAACTTCGCCTTGAACGCGTGCAGCGACCCGAACCCGTAGACCGGTTCCAGGGCCCTGGCCAGCGCGGCAAGCACCCGGTCCACCGGTTCGGTCCCCGCGCCGTGCACGGCATGGGCCAGCGGGGCCCCGGACAGCGAGGCGAAGGACGCTCCCTCGGCGGAAAACGTGCGCAGCGATGAGGCGATGAGGAACTCCATGACCGGTCCGAAGCCGCCCTCGCGCCGGCGCATCAGATCCAGCGTCCATCCGGTCACGGTTCCTCCGGCGGAATAGACCGGCAGCCAGGACAGGAACCCCTGGACGGTTCCGCTTCGGTCCTGCGCCAGGGCCACGCGCACCGCCGGGTCCGCGGCTTCGGCCAGGGTGCCCAGGGTGAAGCGCATCGGTGGCAGCGACCTGTCCCCGGCCCAGGAGTCGGAGATCTCCTCGAGCGCCGCGTGCACCGGCTCCGGCTCGTCGATCAGCGCCGTCAGCCGGAAGGACACCTCCTCGCGGGCCGCGCGGTTCAGCGCCGTGCGCACATCGGACCACGCCTTGCCGGCGAAGGCCAGATCCGGCAGGTCGACGATGGTGTCCTCGGCGATCTGCATGCTGCGGAACGCGTCGACCGGCGCCGCCGGAGCCGCGGTGACGGAGAAGAAACAGGGGACCAACCCGGCGCCCTCGGCCGCCTTGGCGAAGTCGAGCATCGCCGCATCCCGGTCCGCGGCCGGGCCCACCGGGTCGCCCAGGGAGATCGCGCAGCCGGCGTGCACCTGGTAGGCCAGCAACGATCCGCCCGGCGAGCGGCGGTGCGCGTTCCCCTCCCAGGTCCCCATCCAGGACAGCGTGCCCCCGCCGTGGCGCTTGAGCTCGGTGACCACCTCGGGGCGGGCGATCGGATCGGCGTGCGCATCGGCCGGCAGCCGGCGCACGGGCCGCAGGCCAAAAGCCCGCCAGCAGATGACCAGGTAGCCGAGCATCAGCACCCACAGCCCGGCCAGGGCCGCGGCCAGCGAGGCCAGGTGCGCGTGGGGCAGCTGCGGCCCCATGGTCACCACCAGGGTGATCCCCAGGGCGCCGCGCAGCACGTTGAGCACCGCCAGCACCAGGGCCCCGATGAAGGCGATGCGCCGCCCGTTGCGCAGCCCGCGGGCCAGGGCAATGGCCAGCGCCGCGTCGATGAGCACCGCAATGTGCCCGCCGCCGGCCCGGGTGGGCCCGAAAGGGCCGTGCGTGGGCACCACAAGGGTCAGGATCTGGACGAAGACCAGGCCCACCAGGCCCGCCCAGGCGATGAAGCGCTGTTCGCGCACGTTGGGCCGGGAAATGCTGCGGTGCTTGAGAATGAGCACCAGCAGGATCGCGGCGCTGTGTTCCAAATCGGAGATCTCTCCCACCAGCGTGGTGCCCAGCACCGCGAAGGCCAGCAGCAAAAACTGCCAGCGGCCGCGCCAGGGCTGGCGCACGTGGCAGGCCGCGAGGGCCAGGGCGGCGAAGATGCCCCCGGAGGGACCGGCGTCGACGTCGTTGGCCAGCGCGTCGATCCACTCGGAGCCCAGGTTGCGGAAGAGCAGCAGGGCGGCCGCGGTCAGCAGGACCGCGCCGACCTGGCCGCCGAAGAAGGCCAGCACCGCGGTGCGCGTGCCGCGGGTGGCTTCGAGCCAGCCCACGGACAGCGGGATCAGCAGTAGCACGCTGAGGTAGGCCACGGGTTCGGCAAGGAAGAACATGCCGCTGAGCGTCGTGAACCAGTTCCCGGCGCTGAAGGAGGGCAGCCCGTAGGACAATCCGGCGAACCATGCCCGGTGCGAGATGTTTTCCACCAGGGCACCGGTCGCGATCCCGCCGGCCAGCACCACCAGCCACAGCACCGCGGTGAACGGGGCCGCGGCGATGGCCCCGCGCACCGCGCGCAGCATCGAACCCCACCGGGTGGGGGCGGTTGCGGGGTGTGCGGTCGGCATCGGTGTTCCGCTACTGCCCGGCGGTGAGGGCCATCCAGCGCTCGTGCATGGCATCGAGGATCGGATCGATCTCGGAGGCCGGGCGGTGGGCCACCGCGTCGGTGCCCTGCACCGCCGCCAGCAGCGTGGTGGCAAACGCGGCGGTCTCCACGTCGGGCTCCTCGCCCAGTGCCTCGAAGAGCGCGTCGTAGGCGGCCTTCGGTTCGGTGTGTGCCAGCGCGTTGCGCACGTAGCCGACGGCACGGAAGAGCCCGGCCCCGGCCGTGTTCTCCGGTTCCCGGCCCGGCGTTTCGTCGGTGCGCTGCTCGTCGGTGTCCGATGCGTCGGTGTCCGCCTCGGTGGCCTCCGCCTCGTCGTGGGCGGGTTCCTCGATGGCGAATTCCTGCACCAGGGCGGCCCAGCGGTCCACCGAACCGGTCCCGGATTCCAGGGCGGCGCGCACCACCAGGGCCGCTGCCCCGGCCGCGCGGTGCGCGCTGGGGGCGCCGTGGGTCAGCGCAGCGGCATCGGTGGCGATCTTGGCCGTGGTCGCCTCATTGACCCGCGGCAGCAACGCCACGAACGCGGCGCGGGTGAGCACCCCGGTGGTGTCGGCCTGCGGGAAGAGCGGGCGGCCCACCGAGGCCATGTCGCGGTTGTCCAGGGCCAGCAGGTTCTGCGAGTCGCCCGGGGCCAGGGCCGGGGCTCCGGCGAAGGCCTCATCGATCCAGCGCGGCTGCGGCTCGGGTGCGCCCTCGGGGAAGGACTTGTTCACCAGCTTGTACCAGCGCAGCGCGGCCAGCCACATGCACGCCGCCTCGTCGGAGGCCACGCCGTCGTGGGCCCATTCCAGGGCCTCGAGCAGCCCGTCGAGCAGGTAAAGGGCCAGGGTCTCGGTTTCGCCGGGCTCCTGCGCATCGCGGGCATGGGCGGCGCCGTCGGCCGCGGCCAGCAGGACCCCGAAGACACGGTCGGAAAAATCGGCGGGAAGCGCGTACTGATCAGTTGATTCACTCACGGAAGCAAGTCTAGTGGTTTTGCACAGGCGGGCAGGGCCGAATACCAACTCGTGGCCGCCGCTGGCTACTGTGGAACCCATGCGTATCTTGCACACCTCCGACTGGCACCTGGGCCGCTCCTTCCACCAGGCCTCGCTGCTTGAGGCCCAACGTGAATTCGTCGACCGGCTCGTTGCGACCATCGAGGCCGAGGCAGTCGATGTGCTGCTGGTGTCCGGGGACGTTTATGACCGGGCGCTGCCCTCGGTGGACGCAGTGAAGCTCTTCGACGACACCCTGGCGCGGCTGCGGGACACCGGGGTGGCGATGGTCATCACCAGCGGCAACCACGACTCGGCGCTGCGCCTGGGCTTCGGCTCGGCGCTGCTGGAGCACGCGGGGCTGCACCTGCGCACCCGGGTCGCGGACATCGCCAAGCCCGCGGTGTTCGCCGGCGACGGGTTCGAGGCGGCAATCTACGGGCTGCCCTACCTGGAGCCGCGCATGGTCGCCGAGTCCCTGTCTGTCACCGAGCCCGGGCACCCGCCGGTGGTGGCAGCCGCGTTGGAACGGGTCCGCGCGGATCTGGGCGCACGCCAGGAAGCCGCGAGCCATCCGGTGCACGGGATCGTGCTGGCGCACGTCTTTGCCGCCGGGGGCGCCGGATCGGATTCCGAGCGCGAGCTGAGCATCGGCGGGCTGGACATCGTGCCCACCTCCTTCTTCGCCGACTTCACCTACGCGGCGCTGGGCCACCTGCACGGCCGGCAGGTGCTGGGGCACAACGTGCGCTACTCCGGCTCCCCGATCCCGTACTCCTTCTCCGAAGCCGGGCACTCCAAGGGCGCCTGGCTGTTGGAGCTGGGCCCCGGGGGACTGGGGGAGGTGCGCGGCATCGACTGGCCAGCATCCAAGGAGCTGCGCATCCTCAAGGGCAAGATCGAGGCGCTGCTCACCGACCCGGCCTACGCCTCGGCGCAGGACGCCTGGTGCCAGGTCACCCTGACCGACACCCACCGGCCCGCCGGGGCCATGGAGCGGCTGCGCGGACGCTTCCCGGACACCCTGGTGCTGAACTTCGAGCCCGAGGACCGAGCGGAGGACCCGCACCATTCCTACGCGCAGCGGCTGGCCGCTGCCACCTCCCCGGTCCAGGTCTGCGCCGGGTTCGTCGACCACGTGCGGATGCGGCCCCTGAGCGCGGCCGAGGAAGAACTGGTCGTGTCGGTGCTGGACCAGGTCAAGAGCGAAAAGGTGCAGGCATGAGGGTGCATTCACTGGAACTGCAGGCCTTTGGCCCCTTCGCCAAGCGCGCCACCATCGACTTCGATGCGCTCTCCGAGGCCGGGATCTTCCTGCTCAACGGGGAAACCGGCGCCGGGAAGACCAGCGTGCTGGACGGGATCTGCTACGCGCTCTACGGCTCGCTGCCCGGGGTGCGGACCGGGTCCAAGTCGCTGCGCAGCGACCACGCGGCCCCCGACGCGGTGCCGGAGGTCATCTGCGAGTTCTCCACCGGCGGGCGGCGCTTCGAAGTCACCCGGTCCCCGGCCTGGGAGCGGCCCTCGGCCCGCAGCAAGAACGGGTTCACCACCGCCCAGGCCCAATCCCGGCTGCGCGAGCGCATCGACGGGACGTGGGTGGAGAAATCCACGCGCAACGACGAGGTCGGGCAGCTGCTCACCGAGGTGCTGGGGCTGGACCGCGAGCAGTTCACCAAGGTCGCGATGCTGCCCCAGGGCGCATTTGCCGCGTTCCTGCGCGCGAAGGACAAGGACCGCGAGGACCTGTTGCGTTCGCTCTTTGACACCAGCGACTACGCGATGACCGAGCGCATCCTGGGCGAACGCCTCAACGCCGCCCGCGCCGAGGCCGAGGAGGCCGCGCGCGCCCGCACCACCACGCTCCAGAGCCTGGTGGCCGACGCCGAGACCACGCTGTTCGCGCAGGCCAACGACGCCGACGCCGGGGAAACCGGCGCGGACAACGAGGAAGGCCCCGGGCAAGGCCTGGCTCCGGAGACCGGGCTGCCGCCCGAGGCCCGCGAACACCTGCAGGCAGGGCAAGACGCGGAACTCGGCACCGTGCTGCGCGAACACATCGCCGCCACCCGCACCGCGCTGGGCCAGGCACGGGCCTCGGCCGAGGCGGCGCTCGCCGCTGCCCAAAAATCCCGAACCGCACTGGATGAGCGGGCCACGCGGCACCGCCAGCTGGCCGAGCTGGGAAGCCTTCGCGCATCCCACGAGGACCGCGCCGAGGAAATCGCCGCACTCGGGGCTCTGCTGGAGGCCGACGCCCGCGCCGTCGGGCTGCGCCCGTACCACCAGCAATTGCTCGACGCCCGGACCAAATCCGATGCTGCCCATCGCCGGCTGGCCGACGCGGTGTCCGCAATCGAATCCGGCGAGGCCCGGGCGGCACTCGATGCCCGGGACCCCGGCTTCCAGGCCCTGCTGGAGGCCGCGCGCGGCGAGCAGCCCGACCCCACGGCACTGGGCGCCCTGGGCGGGCATGCCGGCGAAGCGGCCAAGGCCTCCCGAGCCGCCGCCGCCCTGATCGAGGCCGCGCTGCCCGAGGAAGCCGAACTGGCCCAGGCCCGCAAGGACATCGACGCCCTGCAGGAGGATATCGAGGCCGGCACCCACAAGCAGGCCGAGCGATCCACCCGCATCCAGGCACTCGGGGAACAACTCCCGGTCCTGCGCACCCGGAACGCGGAATTGGCCGCGCTCGCCGAATCCGCACCGGGCCTGGAATCCGCGGTGCACGCGGCCACCGAGCGCCGCGACGCGGTGGCCGCCCGCACCAAGGCGGAGAAGGCGCAGCTGACCGCGCACAGCGCCTGGAACAATGCGCGCACCGGAACCCTTGAAGCCAAGGAACGGGTCGCCGAGCTGATCGCGCTGCGCCTGGAGCAGTCGGCCGCGGCCCTGGCCCGGGAGCTGGTTGACGGGGACCCCTGCCTGGTGTGCGGATCGACCACGCACCCGGAACCGGCCACGTTGCCCGACGGCGAGCTGATCGGGGCCCAGGGCATCGAGGCAGCCCAGGGCGTGCTGGCCGCGGCGGAAAAGTCCGAGGAAAAATACCGGGCGGCGCTGAAGAAGGCGGACACGGCACTGGATGTCGGCCGCGGAAAGATCGGCGAGCTCTCGACCGAGGAGGCGGAGGCCGATCTGTTGACGGCCACCGGCGCGTTCGCATTGGCGCTGGCCTCGGGGGCCGAATCCGCCGCCGCGGCCGTGGCACTGGGAACGGCCGAAACCGAGCTCGAAACCCTGAGCGCAGCACTGGCCTCGGCCGCCACCGCACTCGAGGTCGCGGCCGCCAGGCAGCAGGCCGAGGAAGCGAAGGCCACCAAGCTCGCCGCGCGCCTGGAAAAACTGGGCAGGGACGGCCAGTCCCTGTCCGAACGCCACGAGGCCCTGTCCGCCGCCGCGAAGTGCCTGGAAACCCTGGCCGGCGCGGTGCACGCACGGCTCGACGCGGGCACCACCCTGGAGGATGCACGGCTCCTGTGGACGGGCAGGCTGGCCGACATCGGGGCAGCGGACACCGCCGCCTGGCAAGAGCAACTCCTGGACGATGCCCGGCGCACCGCCGAGCAGGCAAGGGTGCGCGAGCACAACGACGCGGCCGTGCGCATCAAGACCCTGGCCGAGGCGCCGGGCATCGAGCTGGCCCGCACCGAGGCGGCCGCGGGGCTCGGTGCCCCGGGCGAGGATGACATCGAGGCCGCCGGACATGCCGTGTCCCGGGGCGCGGCGGCACGCGACGGACTTCTGGCCCGCGACGCGGTGCTTGCCAGCTACGCCGCACGCCTGGAAACCGCCCTTGAACGCCTCGCCGCGCTGGCCGTTGAAGCCGGACCGGTCATCGAACGCTTCGAGACCCTCAAGGGCATTGCCGACCTGGCCCGCGGCGCGGGGGAGAACCGGTTGAAGATGACGTTGAGCACCTATGTGCTCGCCGCCCGACTGGAGTCTGTGGCGCTGGCCGCCACCGAGCGGCTGCTGGCGATGACCGGGCAGCGCTACTCGCTTCTCCACGACGACACCCCGCGCGGCAACAACAAATCGGGGCTGGGTCTGCAGATACTTGACTCCTGGACCGGGGTGCGGCGCGACACCCAGACGCTCTCGGGCGGGGAGTCGTTCATGGCCTCGCTGTCCCTGGCGCTGGGACTGGCCGATGTCATCCAGCACTCCTCCGGGGGCATCGACATCGAGACGCTCTTCGTCGACGAGGGCTTCGGCTCCCTGGATGCCGAGACGCTCGAGGAGGTCATGGATGCGCTGGAGAACCTGCGCAGTGGCGGACGGGTCATCGGGGTCGTCTCGCACGTGGCGGACATGAAGCAGCGCATCACCACCCAGCTGAATGTGCACAAGTCACGCACGGGTTCCACGGTGTCGATGCAGGCCGGGGTGTGACCGGGGCCCTTGTGGCCCTCCGATAGACTGGTCGGTGATTGCAAAGGGTTTTGTGTAGCGGGAGGCAGGGACGGTACACGCGTGTATGTGGAGTGCCCGTCATCACCATGAGTAATTCCGTTTCCAGGAAAACAACGCCCCGGTCCTCGCCCTATGCGGCGCTTCCGCCGCTGGTCGGCTGGGCCTTCTTCCCCCTGGGTTTCTTCGCCCGCCTGCCCCTGGCCATGCTGACCATCGGCTCCATGACCCTGCTGATCGACTCGACCGGCTCCTACGCCGCCGGCGGCATGGCCGCTGCCATGGTCGGGATCGGTTCGGCCGTGGGAGGGCCCACCATCGGCTACCTCTCGGACCGCTTCGGCCAGCGCCGCGTGCTGGTCCCGGTGGCAGTGGCCCAGGCCATCCTGATCACCGCCCTGCTCTGGTTCGGGGGTGCCGGCCCGCTGGCACCGCTGGGCGTCATCGTGCTGCTGGCCATCCTGGCCGGGGCCACCGGCCCGCAGGTCGGACCGCTGGCCCGCGTGCGCTGGATGGCGCTGACCCGCAAGCGCGATACCGGGGGACGAGAACTCTCCGCGGCGCTGAGCTACGAGTCGATGGTCGACGAACTGGGCTTCGTGCTCGGCCCGGCGGCCGTGGGCCTGCTTGCCGCATTGGTCGCACCCTGGCTGCCGCTGGCCATCGCCGCGGTCCTGACCATCGTGCTGGTCCCGCTCTTCGCGGTGCACCGCACCGAAAAGGCCGTGCTGCCCGCGGTGAAGAACGCCGTGAAGACGAAGCTGGGCGCGCAGCAGGTCACCGGGATTTCCTTCGCCGTGGCCGGCATGATCGGCATGGGTACCTTCTTCGGCGCCAGCGCCGCCGGAACCCTGGCCTTTGCCGGGGCGCTGGGCAATGCGAACATCGGCGGGCTGCTGTACGCAGCGGTCGGGTTCACCTCCGCGATCGCCGCGCTCTCGGTGGCCTTCTGGCCCAGCGGATGGCCGCAAGCCAGCCGCTGGCTGGCCGCGGCGATCTTCATGGTCCCTGCCGCACTGGCCCTGCAGCTTCCCGGGGATCTTGTCCCGATGATTGCCGCGCTGCTGCTCGTGGGCATCCCCGTGGGTCCGGTGCTGGTCACGATCTTCACCCTCGGCGGGGAAGTCGCCCCGCGCGAGCGCCTGTCCACGGTCATGACGCTGCTGTCCTCGGGGATCGTGGTGGGCACCGCCATCGGCAACTCGTTGGCCGGGCTGCTGGCCGATTCCCACGGCTATGCCGGTGCCTACGCGGTGGCTGCCGGGGCAGCCGGGTTGATCCTGGCCGCCGGCATCGCGATGGCGATCCTGCGCCTGCGCCAGCGCCGCGCCATGCTCTCGGGCAACGGTCCGCGCGCCTGAGTGCAACCACCAGGAACCAACGGCGGGCTCCGGCACCGAGGAATTGTTCCTCGTGCCGGCGCCCGCTTTTCGCTTTCCGGGGCTGGATCAGGCCAGTTCGGCCTCGATGGCCAGCGCCGCGGCCTTCATCCGGGCGCCGATGGCAGCGACCTCGCTGGTGTTCGAGCCGGTGCTGTAAACCACCGCGACGGCCGCCGGAAGCCGGCCGGGGACGTTGATGGGTGCGGCCACCGACGACAGGCCCGGGATGACCTCGTCGATGCTGGTGGCATAGCCCTGGGCCCGGGCCACTGCGGCGTTCTGCCGGTACGGGGTCTCGTGGTTCAGGGCGTTCCACTGGGCCTCGGTGAGCGTGGACTGCATGGCGATGCCCGGCGCACCGTGCCCGAAGGGGTGCCGGGTGCCGGGGTGCTGGACCACCGCGGCGTGCACGTGGCGCGGCTCGACCGTCACCAGCGTGGTGCAGTCCGGCTGGTCCCACACGGCAATGAAGGCACACATCTTCAGTTCGTTGGCCAGCACCGTCAGCTCGGGCAGCGCCGCGCTTTGCAAATCGCGCTGCACCCCGCGGGCCAGCACCGCGAGCCCGGGGGCCCCGTGCACCCGGCCGGACTCGTCGCGGGTGACCAGGCGATGGGATTCCAGGGTGCGCAGGATCCGGTAGGCAATCGACCGGTGCACGCCCATGTCGGCTGCCAGCTCCGCAATGGTCCGCGGACCGTCGGCCTCGGCCAGGATCTCAAGCATGCGGATGCCGCGGGACAGGGTCTGCGATGCCGGGGCCGGGGTGCTGGTGGCAGTCATGGGTTTGGTGGCCATCCTCTGTGGGAATCGTGCTGATGTGGCGTTCTGGTTGCCGCCGGGGGTTGTTGGTCAACCGGTGCTGGGCTATGGTGCAAATATAGTTCTTTATTGGAACTATACGTTCGATATTAGAACATTTCCTCCTCCGTTGCGAGGAATTGAACGGCAGGAAATGGATCCGGGAGCACGCCATGATCGTTCCGCGCAACAGGGGAGCCGCAGAGGGCGGCCTTCCGCGCAGGATCGATGCCTCAACATTGCCACATTTCCGCGGCAGCCTCGGGCGTTTTGCCACGGGAGTCGCCATCGTGACCTTTGACGGGGCAACCCGCCGGCACGGGATCACCGTCAACTCCTTCACCTCCGTCTCCATGGACCCGCCGCTGGTGCTGGTGTCCATCGCCCGCAAGTCCAGGGCCCACGACGAACTGGCCAACACCCCTTTCACCGTGAACATCCTGGGTGCCGAGCAAAAGGAGCTGGCCCTGCACTTCGCCGGCCGCCCGAGCCACGATCCAGCCTGGATCGAGGGGGAGATTGCCCCGCGGCTGGCCGGGGTGCTCGCCTATTTCTCCTGCACCCCGTGGGCCGCCTACGACGGCGGGGACCACACCCTGTACCTGGGCGAGGTCCAGGACTTCAACTACCGGCGCGGCGACGCGCTGGCCTTCGCCAACTCCGCCTTCACCACCATCCCCGAAAGCCAGCTCGGCGTCGAGGAGTTGCTCTAGGTCCTTGCCCGCCGCATGGCCGTCCCCTCACGCCACCGCCAGAACCGAAGAAAGCCCACCACGCACAAAGAGGTCTTCACCATGGGAATCCGAACCGGCCAACAGTTCCTGGACAAGCTCGATGCGATGTCCCCGCACCTGGTGATCGACGGGGAGGTGGTTTCGAAGAACCTCACCCAGCACCCGGCATTCAAGAACCTGGCGCTGACCTACGCCAAGCTCTTTGACATGCAGCACGATCCGGCGTCCCAGGACGCCCTGACCTACACCTCGCCCAGCAGCGGGGACAAGGTCAACGCCTCCTTCCTCATCCCGCGCACCCAGGAGGACCTGGCCCGACGCCGGGCCGCGACCAACACCTGGGCGCAGTACTCCAACGGATTCCTGGGCCGCACCGCCGACTACATGAACTCCGCGCTCACCGCCCTGGCCGGCGCCAAGACCTTCTTCGCGCAATCCGACCCGGTGTACGGCCAGCGCATCGAGGCGTACTACGAGTTCGCCCGCGAAAACGACCTGCTGGCCACCCACACGCTGATCCCGCCGCAGGTCAACCGCTCGGTCTCCGGCTCCGAGCAGCTTGGCGGGCAGCTCACCGCCCGCATCGTGGAGGAACGCAGCGACGGGATCATCATCAACGGGGCGCGGATGCTGGCCACCGTCGCCCCGATCGCCGACGAGCTGTTGGTCTTCCCCTCTACGGTGCTGCGCGGCACCCCGGAGGACGCCCCGTACTCCTTCGCCGTCGCCATTCCCAACGACGCCCCGCGGCTGCGCTACCTCTGCCGCACGCCGCTGCACAACGGCGGGAACACCCACGACGAACCGCTTGCAGCGCGCTTCGACGAGATCGACGCGGTCGTGGTGTTCGACGACGTGTTCGTGCCCAACGAGCGGATCTTCATGCTCGGGCACCCGGAGCTGTGCAACGCCTGGTACACCGACACCGGTGCCGGGGCGCTGATGACCCACCAGGTCGTCACCCGCACCGTGGCCAAGTCCGAGTTCTTCCTCGGGTTGGCCTCGGAGATCGGCGCGGCCATCGGCATCGACGGTTTCATGCACATCCAGGAGGCGCTTGCCGAGCTGATCCGCGACGTGGAGATCGGCAAGGCGCTGGTGGTGGCCGCCGAGGCGCAGGCGGCGATGAGCCCCGACGGGGTGCTGCTGCCGCACTGGGACACGTTGAATGCGGCGCGGAACTGGTACCCGAAGATCTCCCAGCGCTTTCCGGAGATCATTCGCATGATGTGTGCCTCGGGCCTGATGGCGCTGCCCGGCCAGGCGGATCTGGAGGTGGCGGGCGATGACATCGCCAAGTACCTGCAGGGCAAGTCGCTGACCGGACCCGAGCGCATCGCGCTGTTCAAGCTCGCCTACGACGCCTCGATCACCGGGTTCGCCGGGCGCCAGTCGCTCTACGAATACTTCTTCTTCGGCGACCCCGTCCGCATGGCCGGGGCCATGGTCAACGGCTACGACCGCGAGCCGGTGCGGGCACGGGTGCGCGAGTTCCTGGCCCGCGACCGGTGACCCGGGGCGGGGCCCGCCTCCGCAGCCGAGCTGTTGCGCCACGGCCGTCGTGCGTGGTGTCGGTCGCCGGAACGGTACAGATTCCGCGCCGAGGGGATGCACGGACGCACCCCGGGCAGCGGGGCGACGTGAGTGAACTCACGATCATGGGTTATCATGGTCACAGTCCAATACCGTCCGAACGGTCGGTATAGCCACACCCACACCGCGCGTAGCGCCCAACGCTGGAGATCCCCATGGCCCGCACCTCCCTGGCTGCAAGCAAGAAACGTTCCGAGGAACGTCGCGTTCTTGCCGGCACGCTGGTCGGCACCACCATCGAGTGGTACGACTTCTTCATCTTTGCCCAGCTCACCGCCACCTTGCTGAGCCCGCTGTTCCTGGAACCGCTGAGCAAGTCGAACCCGGGCTTCGGCCAGATCCTGGCCTTCGCCATGATCGGCATCTCCTTCCTCTTCCGCCCGCTGGGCGCCATCGTGGCCGGCCACCTGGGGGACAAGTACGGGCGCAAGCGCATCCTGGTCGCCACCCTGATCATGATGGGCGCTGCAACCGCGCTGATCGGCCTGTTGCCGACCTACGCCTCCATCGGCCTGGCAGCCCCGCTGCTGCTGGTGCTGCTGCGCATCATCCAGGGATTCTCCGCCGGCGGCGAATGGGGAG encodes:
- a CDS encoding exonuclease SbcCD subunit D, encoding MRILHTSDWHLGRSFHQASLLEAQREFVDRLVATIEAEAVDVLLVSGDVYDRALPSVDAVKLFDDTLARLRDTGVAMVITSGNHDSALRLGFGSALLEHAGLHLRTRVADIAKPAVFAGDGFEAAIYGLPYLEPRMVAESLSVTEPGHPPVVAAALERVRADLGARQEAASHPVHGIVLAHVFAAGGAGSDSERELSIGGLDIVPTSFFADFTYAALGHLHGRQVLGHNVRYSGSPIPYSFSEAGHSKGAWLLELGPGGLGEVRGIDWPASKELRILKGKIEALLTDPAYASAQDAWCQVTLTDTHRPAGAMERLRGRFPDTLVLNFEPEDRAEDPHHSYAQRLAAATSPVQVCAGFVDHVRMRPLSAAEEELVVSVLDQVKSEKVQA
- a CDS encoding AAA family ATPase codes for the protein MRVHSLELQAFGPFAKRATIDFDALSEAGIFLLNGETGAGKTSVLDGICYALYGSLPGVRTGSKSLRSDHAAPDAVPEVICEFSTGGRRFEVTRSPAWERPSARSKNGFTTAQAQSRLRERIDGTWVEKSTRNDEVGQLLTEVLGLDREQFTKVAMLPQGAFAAFLRAKDKDREDLLRSLFDTSDYAMTERILGERLNAARAEAEEAARARTTTLQSLVADAETTLFAQANDADAGETGADNEEGPGQGLAPETGLPPEAREHLQAGQDAELGTVLREHIAATRTALGQARASAEAALAAAQKSRTALDERATRHRQLAELGSLRASHEDRAEEIAALGALLEADARAVGLRPYHQQLLDARTKSDAAHRRLADAVSAIESGEARAALDARDPGFQALLEAARGEQPDPTALGALGGHAGEAAKASRAAAALIEAALPEEAELAQARKDIDALQEDIEAGTHKQAERSTRIQALGEQLPVLRTRNAELAALAESAPGLESAVHAATERRDAVAARTKAEKAQLTAHSAWNNARTGTLEAKERVAELIALRLEQSAAALARELVDGDPCLVCGSTTHPEPATLPDGELIGAQGIEAAQGVLAAAEKSEEKYRAALKKADTALDVGRGKIGELSTEEAEADLLTATGAFALALASGAESAAAAVALGTAETELETLSAALASAATALEVAAARQQAEEAKATKLAARLEKLGRDGQSLSERHEALSAAAKCLETLAGAVHARLDAGTTLEDARLLWTGRLADIGAADTAAWQEQLLDDARRTAEQARVREHNDAAVRIKTLAEAPGIELARTEAAAGLGAPGEDDIEAAGHAVSRGAAARDGLLARDAVLASYAARLETALERLAALAVEAGPVIERFETLKGIADLARGAGENRLKMTLSTYVLAARLESVALAATERLLAMTGQRYSLLHDDTPRGNNKSGLGLQILDSWTGVRRDTQTLSGGESFMASLSLALGLADVIQHSSGGIDIETLFVDEGFGSLDAETLEEVMDALENLRSGGRVIGVVSHVADMKQRITTQLNVHKSRTGSTVSMQAGV
- a CDS encoding bifunctional lysylphosphatidylglycerol flippase/synthetase MprF gives rise to the protein MPTAHPATAPTRWGSMLRAVRGAIAAAPFTAVLWLVVLAGGIATGALVENISHRAWFAGLSYGLPSFSAGNWFTTLSGMFFLAEPVAYLSVLLLIPLSVGWLEATRGTRTAVLAFFGGQVGAVLLTAAALLLFRNLGSEWIDALANDVDAGPSGGIFAALALAACHVRQPWRGRWQFLLLAFAVLGTTLVGEISDLEHSAAILLVLILKHRSISRPNVREQRFIAWAGLVGLVFVQILTLVVPTHGPFGPTRAGGGHIAVLIDAALAIALARGLRNGRRIAFIGALVLAVLNVLRGALGITLVVTMGPQLPHAHLASLAAALAGLWVLMLGYLVICWRAFGLRPVRRLPADAHADPIARPEVVTELKRHGGGTLSWMGTWEGNAHRRSPGGSLLAYQVHAGCAISLGDPVGPAADRDAAMLDFAKAAEGAGLVPCFFSVTAAPAAPVDAFRSMQIAEDTIVDLPDLAFAGKAWSDVRTALNRAAREEVSFRLTALIDEPEPVHAALEEISDSWAGDRSLPPMRFTLGTLAEAADPAVRVALAQDRSGTVQGFLSWLPVYSAGGTVTGWTLDLMRRREGGFGPVMEFLIASSLRTFSAEGASFASLSGAPLAHAVHGAGTEPVDRVLAALARALEPVYGFGSLHAFKAKFSPRIVPMYLVYRDESDLPRIAGALARAYLPEASVGQLAREGFGALRVLRGRR
- a CDS encoding ADP-ribosylglycohydrolase family protein, with amino-acid sequence MSESTDQYALPADFSDRVFGVLLAAADGAAHARDAQEPGETETLALYLLDGLLEALEWAHDGVASDEAACMWLAALRWYKLVNKSFPEGAPEPQPRWIDEAFAGAPALAPGDSQNLLALDNRDMASVGRPLFPQADTTGVLTRAAFVALLPRVNEATTAKIATDAAALTHGAPSAHRAAGAAALVVRAALESGTGSVDRWAALVQEFAIEEPAHDEAEATEADTDASDTDEQRTDETPGREPENTAGAGLFRAVGYVRNALAHTEPKAAYDALFEALGEEPDVETAAFATTLLAAVQGTDAVAHRPASEIDPILDAMHERWMALTAGQ